Proteins from a single region of Campylobacter sp. RM16704:
- a CDS encoding AAA domain-containing protein: protein MILSSLSQSSHTDNNIFNYYQSIAREMIIQDNEKSIIERSYKKIKNINKHSALHAYLTKNANTLSYNGDFLLFPFGTNQSQYQAVKNALNSQVSIIEGPPGTGKTQTILNIIANLIAQGKNVAVVSNNNEATQNVFEKLKNYNLDFLCATLGKADNKQNFISNQPQLPQNFDTFKDNTISSNIINQLNQDIQEIFILQNKLAKDKELLEEFKTQKKYTNFFNAIQNKKFLNFSSKKILKVKVYLEELQYISFFHKIKIILFDGIANFSFFKNTKEVILQTLESYFYINSINELKNDIQARKNKLVQLDYENKIKNLQNNSIKFLKNYLVSKYQNKRKIFTLEDLNTNVDEFLRQYPIIFSTTHSIISSLNMKDNLFDYIIVDESSQVDIVTGALALSIAKNAVIVGDKKQLSYIVDSKILEKVKNYNKQFNVKEEYNYLTHSFLDSVCKIFRNSPKILLREHYRCHPKIIGFCNKKFYNNELLIFSEDNNQNDAIKVILTQAGNHAKNNCNFREIEIIKEEIIPELNTKIELKNLGIISPYNNQKDELKSYLDKNIQVDTIHKFQGREKDGIIISLVDNKPSSFIDDPKMLNVSITRAKKFLYLVTNSEIIDTKSNISDFIRYAQYNNFEVVKSNINSIFDLLYDANKNARKEYLKGKKKISLYDSENLAYHTILEILQDYPSFKVVNHIRLGTLIKDTYLLDTTEKIYINNALTHIDFLIYHEMDKHLILAIEVDGYSFHNNNNKQYERDKIKNSILKKYNIPLLRLSTIGSGEKEQIKNKLDNL, encoded by the coding sequence TTGATTTTATCTTCTTTATCACAAAGCTCACATACAGATAATAATATTTTTAACTACTATCAAAGCATTGCAAGAGAAATGATTATACAAGATAATGAAAAATCTATAATTGAAAGATCTTACAAAAAAATTAAAAATATTAACAAACATTCTGCATTACACGCTTATTTAACAAAAAATGCTAACACATTATCATACAATGGAGATTTTTTATTATTTCCATTTGGAACAAATCAATCTCAATATCAAGCCGTTAAAAATGCCTTAAATTCGCAAGTTAGTATCATAGAAGGACCACCAGGAACTGGAAAAACACAAACTATTTTAAATATCATTGCTAATCTTATTGCACAAGGAAAAAATGTTGCAGTAGTTTCTAATAACAATGAAGCCACACAAAATGTTTTTGAAAAATTAAAAAACTATAATCTAGATTTTCTTTGTGCTACTTTAGGAAAAGCAGATAATAAACAAAATTTTATTAGCAACCAACCTCAATTACCGCAAAATTTTGATACTTTCAAAGATAACACAATATCATCTAATATCATAAATCAATTAAATCAAGATATACAAGAAATATTCATCTTACAAAATAAATTAGCTAAAGACAAAGAACTTTTAGAAGAATTTAAAACTCAAAAAAAATATACAAATTTTTTTAATGCTATACAAAATAAAAAATTCTTAAATTTTTCATCAAAAAAAATATTAAAAGTAAAAGTTTATCTAGAAGAATTACAATACATTTCATTTTTTCACAAAATAAAAATTATTTTATTTGATGGTATTGCAAATTTTAGTTTTTTTAAAAATACAAAGGAAGTAATTTTACAAACATTAGAATCTTATTTTTACATCAATTCAATTAATGAACTAAAAAATGATATCCAAGCACGCAAAAACAAACTTGTACAATTAGATTACGAAAATAAAATTAAAAATTTACAAAACAACTCTATTAAATTCCTAAAAAATTATCTAGTCTCAAAATATCAAAATAAAAGAAAAATTTTTACTCTTGAAGATTTAAATACAAATGTCGATGAATTCTTAAGACAATACCCTATCATATTTAGTACAACTCATTCTATCATCAGCTCATTAAATATGAAAGATAACTTGTTTGACTATATTATCGTAGATGAAAGTTCTCAAGTAGATATTGTAACTGGGGCATTAGCCCTAAGTATTGCAAAAAATGCTGTTATCGTAGGAGATAAAAAGCAATTATCATATATTGTAGATTCAAAAATTTTAGAGAAAGTTAAAAATTATAACAAGCAATTTAATGTTAAAGAGGAATATAATTACTTAACACATAGTTTCCTAGATTCAGTGTGTAAAATTTTTCGTAACTCTCCAAAAATTTTATTAAGAGAACACTATCGATGTCACCCTAAAATAATTGGTTTTTGTAACAAAAAATTTTACAACAACGAGCTGCTTATTTTCTCTGAAGATAATAATCAAAACGACGCAATTAAAGTGATATTAACACAAGCAGGTAATCATGCAAAAAACAATTGCAATTTTAGAGAAATAGAAATTATAAAAGAAGAAATTATTCCTGAATTAAACACAAAAATAGAGCTTAAAAATTTAGGAATTATTTCTCCTTACAATAATCAAAAAGATGAACTTAAATCATATCTTGATAAAAATATTCAAGTAGATACTATACATAAATTTCAAGGAAGAGAAAAAGATGGGATTATTATTAGTCTTGTCGATAACAAGCCAAGTAGTTTTATAGACGATCCAAAGATGCTAAATGTATCAATCACTAGAGCTAAAAAATTTTTATATCTAGTAACAAATTCCGAAATTATAGATACCAAAAGCAATATATCAGATTTCATACGCTATGCACAATATAACAATTTTGAAGTTGTAAAAAGTAATATTAATTCTATTTTTGATTTGTTATATGATGCAAACAAAAATGCAAGAAAAGAATATCTCAAAGGAAAGAAGAAAATTTCTTTATATGATTCTGAAAATTTAGCTTATCATACTATTTTAGAGATACTGCAAGATTATCCTAGCTTTAAAGTTGTTAATCATATTCGCCTTGGCACATTAATAAAAGATACTTACTTGCTAGACACAACGGAAAAAATATACATCAATAACGCTTTAACGCATATTGATTTTTTAATTTATCATGAAATGGATAAACATCTTATTCTTGCTATTGAAGTAGATGGTTATAGTTTTCATAACAACAATAACAAACAATATGAAAGAGATAAAATAAAAAACTCAATTCTAAAAAAATACAATATTCCGTTATTACGTTTAAGCACTATTGGTAGTGGAGAAAAAGAACAAATCAAAAACAAATTAGATAATTTATAG
- the hsdR gene encoding EcoAI/FtnUII family type I restriction enzme subunit R: protein MNAKLFSEDDTRVKLIDVKLHASSWSEENIIRNYYFTDGRKLIGNKRGERKFADYLLKFQNNNLAIIEAKKFSKDPLDGLSQGIEYARILNVAFVYSTNGDKIYEYNLKTSSGEYIEKFPTPNELFARIYGNLKEWQYKLLSQRELYIPQKGLRYYQKIAVDKVIEALINGKNRILLTLATGTGKTTIAFALCYRLLEARWNKTNQDKKPKILFLCDRVSLRDQALGEFNPIEGDCVAVSAQELRKNNGRVPTSANVFFGIYQSLASNSKEQENANEEQESKFYLQYPKDFFDLIIIDECHRGGANEEGSWAGVLEYFSSATHLGLTATPKKSDNVDTYRYFGESIYEYSLKDGIEDGFLTPYKVKRVTTTLSEGYVYNPDDIIEGELEKGFYKINEFERNIHLPQYNDFLAKEILKLINPMDKTIIFCANQAHASEVKRAIDKFKSVKRDDYCVRVTSDEGKIGLEYLKQFQDNDKSYPVILTSSKMLTTGVDARNVRNIVLLANIGSIIEFKQIIGRGTRVYEGKDFFTILDFTGVTRLFYDPKWDGEQIKDEEKTEVKTIQNKREQSNPKEATKQKEVTVHLKGTKLKVLDITTSYIGDSDKPLSTKEFLEFLVGKLAEFYNDETRLREIWSNQASRKEFLQKLEKDRISEQVLEELTVIFEQKDCDVYDVLAHLSFNSEIKTRHERVLNVKNSAFLKRFQKEKALKLVEFLLDRYQEYGIKDFDSGLKTLIDLSSLGSVKELVSEFEGMENLKQCIDDLQREIYLN, encoded by the coding sequence ATGAATGCTAAATTATTTTCAGAAGATGATACTAGAGTTAAACTCATAGATGTAAAACTTCACGCTAGTTCTTGGAGTGAAGAAAATATCATAAGAAATTATTATTTTACCGATGGGCGTAAGCTTATAGGAAATAAAAGAGGCGAAAGGAAATTTGCAGATTATTTGCTGAAATTTCAAAACAATAATCTTGCCATCATAGAAGCTAAAAAATTTAGCAAAGATCCTTTAGATGGCTTGTCTCAAGGCATAGAATATGCCAGAATTTTAAATGTAGCATTTGTATACAGCACTAATGGCGATAAAATTTATGAATACAACCTAAAAACTTCAAGCGGTGAGTATATAGAAAAATTTCCAACCCCAAATGAGCTTTTTGCTAGGATTTATGGAAATTTAAAAGAATGGCAATACAAGCTTTTATCACAGCGAGAATTATACATACCCCAAAAAGGATTAAGGTATTATCAAAAGATTGCAGTTGATAAAGTCATAGAAGCTTTAATTAATGGCAAAAATAGAATTTTACTCACTCTTGCTACAGGTACAGGTAAAACCACCATAGCTTTTGCTTTGTGTTATCGTTTGCTTGAAGCTAGGTGGAATAAAACAAATCAAGACAAAAAACCTAAGATATTATTTTTATGTGATAGGGTGAGTTTGAGAGATCAAGCTTTAGGAGAGTTTAATCCTATAGAAGGTGATTGCGTGGCAGTGAGTGCGCAAGAGCTGAGAAAAAATAATGGTAGAGTGCCTACAAGTGCAAATGTGTTTTTTGGAATTTACCAAAGTCTAGCTTCAAATTCAAAAGAACAAGAAAACGCTAATGAAGAGCAAGAAAGCAAATTCTACTTACAATACCCCAAAGACTTTTTTGATCTTATCATCATCGATGAATGTCACAGAGGTGGAGCGAATGAAGAGGGTAGCTGGGCAGGGGTGCTAGAGTATTTTTCATCGGCTACGCATTTAGGACTTACTGCTACGCCTAAAAAAAGTGATAATGTAGATACTTATAGGTATTTTGGTGAGAGTATATATGAGTATAGTCTTAAAGATGGCATAGAAGATGGTTTTTTAACTCCTTATAAAGTTAAGCGTGTTACGACTACGCTTAGCGAAGGCTATGTGTATAACCCTGATGATATCATAGAAGGTGAGTTAGAAAAAGGCTTTTATAAGATCAATGAATTTGAAAGAAATATTCACTTACCTCAATACAACGATTTTCTAGCTAAAGAAATTTTAAAGCTCATCAACCCTATGGACAAAACCATCATCTTTTGTGCTAACCAAGCCCATGCAAGTGAAGTAAAAAGAGCCATTGATAAATTTAAAAGTGTAAAAAGAGATGACTACTGCGTGAGGGTTACAAGCGATGAGGGTAAAATAGGGCTTGAGTACTTAAAGCAGTTTCAAGATAATGACAAAAGCTACCCTGTGATACTCACTAGTTCTAAAATGCTAACCACAGGAGTAGATGCTAGAAATGTCCGCAACATAGTGCTTTTGGCAAATATAGGTTCTATCATAGAATTTAAGCAAATCATCGGAAGAGGCACTAGGGTGTATGAGGGAAAAGACTTTTTTACTATACTAGATTTTACCGGAGTAACAAGACTTTTTTATGATCCTAAATGGGATGGTGAGCAGATCAAAGATGAAGAAAAAACCGAGGTAAAAACTATACAAAACAAAAGAGAGCAAAGCAACCCTAAAGAAGCAACCAAGCAAAAAGAAGTCACCGTGCATTTAAAAGGCACAAAACTAAAAGTGCTTGATATAACGACAAGCTACATAGGAGATAGCGACAAGCCACTTAGCACAAAAGAATTTTTGGAATTTTTAGTAGGAAAGCTAGCAGAATTTTATAACGATGAGACAAGGTTACGCGAGATTTGGAGTAACCAAGCAAGCAGGAAAGAATTTTTACAAAAACTTGAAAAGGACCGCATAAGCGAGCAGGTTTTGGAAGAATTGACAGTGATTTTTGAGCAAAAAGACTGCGATGTGTATGATGTGCTAGCACACTTAAGCTTTAACAGCGAGATAAAAACACGCCATGAACGCGTGCTAAATGTAAAAAATAGTGCATTTTTAAAACGCTTCCAAAAAGAAAAAGCCTTAAAGCTTGTGGAATTTTTACTAGATAGGTATCAAGAGTATGGCATAAAAGACTTTGATAGTGGGTTAAAAACACTTATAGATCTTAGCTCTTTAGGTAGCGTAAAAGAGCTAGTGAGTGAATTTGAAGGTATGGAGAATTTAAAACAATGCATTGATGATTTACAAAGGGAGATTTATTTAAATTAA
- a CDS encoding adenylate/guanylate cyclase, producing the protein MDYIEKINELYNKITTSKNIEFEKYNTINTNNIQLETNKVAVIDDVTCVFVDMENSTKMAIGQIDKALNIQIPYIRALVEIFQLHNAKYIDIQGDGGFALFDGNNSKSNGICVAAMINTLFNVKLNMNIRIGIDCGTVYVKKAGKRGENKEIWLGRPVCLASKLCNIDLNTIPYHIRFSKDISSSNVLIKINQIRYNSINNLGCVYASDFPI; encoded by the coding sequence ATGGATTATATAGAAAAAATAAATGAGTTATATAACAAAATAACAACTTCTAAAAATATTGAATTTGAAAAATACAACACCATAAATACAAATAATATCCAATTAGAAACCAATAAAGTTGCTGTTATAGATGATGTTACATGTGTATTTGTGGATATGGAAAATTCGACAAAAATGGCTATAGGACAAATTGATAAAGCATTAAATATTCAAATACCATATATAAGAGCTTTAGTGGAAATTTTCCAATTACATAATGCTAAATATATTGATATACAAGGTGATGGCGGATTTGCATTATTCGATGGAAATAATTCGAAGAGCAATGGAATATGTGTAGCTGCAATGATAAATACATTATTCAATGTAAAATTAAATATGAATATTAGGATAGGTATAGATTGCGGAACAGTGTATGTGAAAAAAGCAGGAAAAAGAGGTGAAAATAAAGAAATTTGGCTAGGAAGACCTGTTTGTTTGGCATCAAAATTATGCAATATAGATCTTAATACCATACCTTATCATATTAGATTTAGTAAAGATATTTCCTCTTCTAATGTTTTAATAAAAATTAATCAAATAAGATACAATTCAATAAATAATCTTGGTTGTGTATACGCTTCAGATTTTCCTATCTAA
- a CDS encoding type I restriction/modification system, S subunit, which produces MKTKTWKINKLEKVCEILDNKRVPISQKDRIRGIYPYYGASGIVDYIDRYIFDEELVLIGEDGAKWGAFENSAFIASRKYWVNNHAHILKPNNETLINKFLVYFLNYSNLEKYITGATVKKLNQQKLKQIEIPLPPLQEQERIVGILDESFAKIDESIKILEQDLLNLDELMQSALQKAFNPLKDNAKENYKLPQGWEWKSLGDICEIIGGGTPSKQIKQYWENGTIKWATVRDMNTETIEDTEFRITNLGLDNSSTNIINQDFILIATRVGLGKVCLVKDTLAINQDLKGILPHKSLNKKYLFYFFKKNKDFLIENGIGATVKGVSVDFIKSLQTPLPPLKEQEQITSYLDELSSHVKNLKQNYQMQIKNLQELKKSLLDRAFKGRL; this is translated from the coding sequence ATGAAAACTAAAACTTGGAAAATAAATAAATTAGAAAAAGTATGTGAAATTTTGGACAATAAAAGAGTTCCAATTTCACAAAAAGATAGAATAAGAGGAATTTATCCTTATTATGGTGCTTCAGGTATAGTTGATTATATTGATAGATATATATTTGATGAAGAATTGGTGTTAATTGGAGAAGATGGAGCAAAGTGGGGTGCTTTTGAGAATTCAGCCTTTATTGCGAGTAGAAAATATTGGGTTAATAATCACGCACATATTTTAAAGCCAAATAATGAGACGTTGATAAATAAATTTTTAGTTTATTTTTTAAATTATTCTAATTTAGAAAAGTATATTACAGGAGCAACTGTTAAAAAGCTTAATCAGCAAAAACTTAAACAAATCGAAATACCTTTACCACCTTTACAAGAGCAAGAAAGGATAGTGGGGATTTTAGATGAGAGTTTTGCAAAGATAGATGAAAGTATTAAAATCTTAGAGCAAGATTTGCTTAATTTAGATGAGTTAATGCAAAGTGCTTTACAAAAGGCTTTCAATCCATTAAAAGACAATGCTAAGGAAAACTACAAACTCCCACAAGGTTGGGAATGGAAAAGCTTAGGGGATATTTGCGAAATTATAGGTGGTGGCACTCCATCGAAACAAATAAAACAATATTGGGAAAATGGAACGATTAAATGGGCTACTGTAAGAGACATGAATACAGAAACTATTGAAGATACAGAATTTCGTATTACAAACTTAGGCTTAGACAATAGTTCTACAAATATTATTAATCAGGATTTTATATTAATTGCAACTAGGGTTGGATTAGGGAAAGTTTGTTTAGTAAAAGACACTTTAGCTATTAATCAAGACTTAAAGGGAATATTGCCACACAAATCACTGAATAAAAAATATTTATTTTATTTTTTTAAGAAAAACAAAGATTTTTTAATAGAAAACGGTATAGGTGCTACTGTCAAGGGTGTATCAGTAGACTTTATCAAATCCCTACAAACCCCACTACCCCCACTCAAAGAGCAAGAGCAAATCACTTCTTATCTAGATGAGCTTTCTTCTCATGTAAAAAATTTAAAGCAAAACTATCAAATGCAGATAAAGAACCTACAAGAGCTTAAAAAATCATTGCTAGATAGAGCTTTTAAAGGAAGATTATAA
- a CDS encoding virulence RhuM family protein — MQKNIKRNLAMDFLSFSLENQEDFLEVIYKDDDIWLSVSLMAKLFECSSDNIYLHLSNIYKENELDKNSTSEEISVVQKEGKREVKRKIAFYNLDVIISVGYRINSYKATKFRQWATAILKQFSIKGYVLDKERLKNGSVINKNYFDELLEEIREIRASERLFYQKITDIYTTAIDYDKNDELTKEFFASVQNKLHFATHGHTAAELIKQRADHKKENMGLYTWKNAPEGKILQSDVVIAKNYLSQDELLELNRIVGMYLDYAEDRAKKNIAMTMQDWKDRLDIFLEFNEREILKDNGKISKKLADDFAKEEFYKFRVIQDKNYKSDFDKVILKALKDKNAK; from the coding sequence ATGCAAAAAAATATAAAACGAAATCTTGCTATGGATTTTTTAAGCTTTAGCTTGGAAAATCAGGAAGATTTTTTAGAAGTGATTTATAAAGATGATGATATATGGCTTAGCGTATCTTTAATGGCTAAACTATTTGAATGTTCTAGTGATAATATTTATTTACATCTTAGTAATATCTATAAAGAAAATGAGCTTGATAAAAATTCAACTTCCGAGGAAATCTCGGTAGTTCAAAAAGAAGGAAAAAGAGAAGTTAAAAGGAAGATAGCATTTTATAATCTTGATGTTATTATAAGTGTAGGGTATAGAATAAATTCTTATAAAGCCACAAAGTTTAGACAATGGGCTACAGCAATCTTAAAGCAATTTAGCATTAAAGGGTATGTGTTAGATAAAGAGCGTCTGAAAAATGGTAGTGTGATAAATAAAAACTATTTTGATGAACTCTTAGAAGAAATCAGAGAAATAAGAGCTAGCGAAAGGTTGTTTTATCAAAAGATAACAGATATTTATACAACAGCGATTGATTATGACAAAAACGATGAATTGACTAAAGAGTTTTTTGCTAGTGTGCAAAATAAACTCCATTTTGCTACACATGGACACACTGCAGCAGAGCTTATAAAACAAAGAGCAGATCATAAAAAAGAAAATATGGGACTTTATACATGGAAAAACGCCCCTGAAGGAAAAATTTTACAAAGTGATGTGGTGATTGCCAAAAATTATCTTAGTCAAGATGAGCTTTTGGAATTAAATCGTATAGTTGGTATGTATCTTGACTATGCTGAAGATAGAGCAAAGAAAAATATAGCTATGACTATGCAAGATTGGAAAGATAGATTAGATATTTTTTTAGAGTTTAACGAAAGAGAAATTTTAAAAGATAATGGCAAAATAAGTAAAAAATTAGCAGATGATTTTGCTAAGGAAGAATTTTATAAGTTTAGAGTTATTCAAGATAAAAACTACAAGTCTGATTTTGACAAGGTTATTTTAAAAGCTTTAAAGGATAAAAATGCAAAATAA
- a CDS encoding class I SAM-dependent DNA methyltransferase produces MQNKIDKITDILRRDDGISGAMHYSEQISWVLFLKFLDDYEEELKLEAELDEKPYKAILQEKFSWRAWAAPKTSEGKLDVKNALSGSDLLSFVNDELFPYLKSFKDNENFKSIEYKIGGIFEFIDNRIANGHTLREVINLVDELSFSKESDVFALGEVYEKLLKDMGSDGGNSGEFYTPRPLVRAMVEVLDPKAKERIYDPACGSCGFLVESFLHILYEDRAKKKKANLSVEELEFLQNDALFGKEKTPLSYAMGVMNMILHEVKSPNIIKTNTLNKKITDITENEKYEVILANPPFGGKEKDQIQNNFPIKSNATELLFLQHILKSLKNNGRCAIVVPEGVLFQNSNAFVSVKKDLLENFNLECVLSLPSGVFLPYSAVKTNVLFFSKGQRSICGENDESVYYYELVPPFKLTKNKPLEYTHLQEFLKCYKERKVTANSYLVSKKELEERNYDLSAKNPNVKEEKTLREVSEILSELEQNQKQAKILFEKIQKALT; encoded by the coding sequence ATGCAAAATAAAATCGATAAAATCACAGATATTCTAAGACGCGATGATGGCATAAGCGGTGCTATGCATTATAGTGAGCAGATTAGTTGGGTGCTTTTTTTGAAATTTTTAGATGATTATGAAGAAGAGTTAAAGCTAGAAGCTGAGTTAGATGAAAAGCCTTATAAGGCTATTTTGCAAGAAAAATTCAGTTGGAGAGCTTGGGCAGCACCTAAAACAAGCGAAGGAAAGCTTGATGTAAAAAATGCTTTAAGTGGAAGTGATTTGCTAAGCTTTGTAAATGATGAGCTTTTTCCATACCTAAAAAGTTTTAAAGATAATGAAAATTTCAAAAGCATAGAGTATAAGATAGGCGGAATTTTTGAATTTATAGACAACCGCATAGCTAATGGCCATACTTTAAGAGAAGTTATAAATTTAGTCGATGAGCTAAGTTTTAGCAAAGAAAGTGATGTATTTGCTTTAGGTGAGGTTTATGAGAAGCTTTTAAAAGACATGGGAAGCGATGGGGGAAATAGCGGGGAGTTTTATACCCCAAGACCTTTGGTTAGAGCCATGGTGGAGGTGCTAGACCCTAAAGCAAAAGAGAGAATTTATGATCCTGCGTGTGGGAGTTGTGGGTTTTTAGTAGAGAGTTTTTTGCATATTCTTTATGAAGATAGGGCAAAAAAGAAAAAAGCAAATTTGAGTGTGGAAGAACTTGAATTTTTACAAAATGATGCCTTGTTTGGCAAAGAAAAAACCCCGCTAAGTTATGCAATGGGCGTGATGAATATGATCTTACATGAGGTTAAGTCCCCAAATATCATCAAAACCAATACTCTAAATAAAAAAATCACAGACATAACTGAAAATGAAAAATACGAAGTGATTTTGGCAAATCCTCCTTTTGGTGGCAAAGAAAAAGATCAAATTCAAAATAACTTTCCTATAAAATCAAATGCTACTGAGCTTTTGTTCTTACAGCATATTTTAAAGTCTTTGAAAAATAACGGAAGATGTGCTATAGTAGTGCCTGAAGGAGTGCTTTTTCAAAACTCAAATGCCTTTGTGAGCGTAAAAAAAGACTTGCTAGAAAATTTTAATCTCGAATGTGTTTTAAGCTTGCCAAGTGGGGTATTTTTGCCTTATAGTGCAGTAAAAACTAATGTGCTTTTTTTCTCTAAAGGACAAAGAAGCATTTGTGGTGAAAATGATGAGAGCGTATATTACTATGAGCTCGTGCCACCTTTTAAATTGACTAAAAACAAACCTTTAGAATACACGCATTTGCAAGAATTTTTAAAATGTTATAAAGAAAGAAAAGTCACGGCTAATTCTTACTTGGTAAGTAAAAAAGAACTTGAAGAAAGAAATTATGATTTAAGTGCTAAAAATCCAAACGTAAAAGAAGAAAAAACTTTGCGTGAAGTGAGTGAAATTTTAAGCGAGTTAGAGCAAAATCAAAAACAAGCAAAAATACTTTTTGAAAAAATTCAAAAAGCACTAACTTAA
- a CDS encoding molybdopterin molybdotransferase MoeA, which translates to MQSYEDGLKSLKNVINSYEKIEKIALTECLDRILATDIIALENYPEIPTASMDGYAIKFDDQDENLKIIGEVPAGIFPSFNLKDKECVKTFTGSLMSEGSDTLVPIEKVEVKGNILIIKEKVSKGFAVRKIGESYKKGEILLKKGTKINYSEIALLAELGYFHISVFIKPIVGVLSSGSEIKDLGESLENPAQIRSSNHVAIVNMAKKLGAEARIFPLLKDDKEKTNSTLKQALNACDILVTTGGVSMGDFDFLKQAIKEYEIILDKVNVKPGKHIKIAKCEDKFIFALPGFPYSAMVMFNLYVRELLNAWLLQEKDYVFKAFANTDYKKKSSHLEFIACNVEFRDGKIYANLKGKKQGSSAIINNLNHKAALMIANDDIRENDLVDIILMP; encoded by the coding sequence ATGCAATCTTATGAAGATGGTTTAAAAAGTTTAAAAAATGTTATAAATTCTTATGAAAAGATAGAAAAAATAGCTTTAACAGAGTGTTTAGATAGAATTTTAGCCACAGATATAATAGCTTTAGAAAATTATCCTGAAATTCCAACTGCTTCTATGGATGGATATGCTATAAAATTTGATGATCAAGATGAAAATTTAAAAATCATAGGAGAAGTGCCAGCAGGAATTTTTCCTAGTTTTAATTTAAAAGATAAAGAATGTGTTAAAACCTTTACAGGTTCATTAATGAGTGAAGGTAGCGATACTTTAGTGCCTATAGAAAAAGTAGAAGTAAAGGGAAATATTTTAATCATAAAAGAAAAAGTTAGCAAAGGCTTTGCCGTAAGAAAAATAGGAGAAAGCTATAAAAAAGGTGAAATTTTGCTAAAAAAAGGCACAAAAATAAATTATAGTGAAATAGCACTTTTAGCCGAGCTTGGATATTTTCATATCAGTGTATTTATAAAGCCTATCGTGGGAGTTTTAAGTAGCGGTAGTGAGATAAAAGATCTTGGAGAAAGCTTAGAAAACCCTGCTCAAATTCGCTCATCAAATCATGTAGCTATAGTAAATATGGCAAAAAAACTTGGTGCTGAAGCTAGAATTTTTCCACTTTTAAAAGATGATAAAGAAAAAACAAATTCCACTTTAAAACAAGCACTTAACGCATGTGATATTTTAGTTACCACTGGTGGAGTTTCTATGGGGGATTTTGACTTTTTAAAACAAGCAATCAAAGAATATGAAATTATTTTAGATAAAGTTAATGTTAAACCCGGTAAACACATCAAAATAGCCAAATGTGAAGATAAATTCATCTTTGCTTTGCCTGGCTTTCCATATTCAGCGATGGTAATGTTTAATTTATATGTGAGAGAACTTTTAAACGCTTGGCTTTTACAAGAAAAAGACTATGTATTTAAGGCATTTGCAAATACTGACTATAAGAAAAAAAGTTCACATTTAGAATTTATAGCTTGTAATGTGGAATTTAGAGATGGAAAAATATATGCAAATTTAAAAGGCAAAAAACAAGGTTCAAGTGCTATCATCAACAACCTTAATCATAAAGCCGCACTCATGATAGCAAATGATGATATAAGAGAAAATGATTTGGTCGATATTATTTTGATGCCTTAA
- a CDS encoding molybdopterin synthase catalytic subunit, protein MFELYNGSLDINKIYAKWYEFSKNQNCGALITFCGIVRAEDSISALNFDIYEPLLKNWFEKWCQRVKNDNVILMFAHSIGEVKIHESSYFAGVLSKQRKLGLKLINDFVEDFKASAPIWKYDVINGEKIYAKERSLKLKGAGILKD, encoded by the coding sequence ATGTTTGAACTATATAATGGATCTTTAGATATAAATAAAATTTATGCAAAATGGTATGAATTTTCCAAAAATCAAAATTGCGGAGCTTTAATAACATTTTGCGGTATAGTAAGAGCCGAAGATAGCATAAGTGCATTAAACTTTGATATATACGAGCCTTTGCTTAAAAATTGGTTTGAAAAATGGTGTCAAAGAGTAAAAAATGATAATGTTATATTAATGTTTGCTCATTCTATTGGTGAAGTTAAAATTCATGAGAGTTCTTATTTTGCTGGAGTTTTAAGCAAACAAAGAAAGCTGGGATTAAAACTTATAAATGATTTTGTAGAAGATTTTAAAGCTAGTGCACCTATTTGGAAATACGATGTGATAAATGGAGAAAAAATTTATGCCAAAGAACGCTCTTTAAAGCTTAAAGGTGCTGGAATTTTAAAGGATTAA